A window of Burkholderiales bacterium contains these coding sequences:
- a CDS encoding LysR substrate-binding domain-containing protein, with the protein MNIRQLRCVCEVVRHDMNVSRAAASLHSSQPAVSTQIHRLEAELGFEIFVRRRNRLTALTANGKAIFDRAKRALLEIEGIHEIRREHLRDDTGTLVVAASHGQSRNVLPAAMKRFSRRFPKVEVTVRHGTRKQIADMLLGGEAHVGLTSDVSELGERLLLLPCHRYRRIVLVPHKHSLLKRGRPTLAALAEYPFVLYEPSGSAGPVANAFAERGVELRQILFAPNSDVMKAYVEQGLGITALAEFMFDERRDKSLRAIDASHLFPPSVTYLLLVRKQYLRSYTYAFLEEISPRLTRTMVEEAIG; encoded by the coding sequence ATGAATATCCGGCAGTTGCGCTGTGTCTGTGAAGTCGTGCGTCACGACATGAACGTCTCGCGCGCCGCGGCAAGCCTTCATTCGTCCCAGCCGGCGGTGAGCACCCAGATACACCGTCTCGAGGCGGAGCTCGGTTTCGAGATCTTCGTTCGTCGCAGGAACCGCTTGACCGCGCTGACCGCGAACGGCAAGGCGATCTTCGACCGCGCCAAGCGTGCGCTGCTCGAGATCGAAGGCATTCACGAGATCAGGCGTGAGCATCTGAGGGACGACACCGGCACCCTCGTCGTGGCCGCGAGTCACGGGCAGTCGCGCAACGTGCTGCCGGCCGCCATGAAGCGCTTCAGCCGTCGCTTTCCGAAAGTGGAGGTGACCGTCAGGCACGGAACGCGCAAGCAGATCGCCGACATGCTGCTCGGCGGCGAAGCTCACGTGGGGCTTACGAGCGACGTGTCGGAGCTCGGCGAGAGGCTGCTGTTGCTGCCGTGTCACCGCTATCGCCGCATCGTGCTCGTGCCGCACAAGCACTCGTTGCTGAAGCGTGGGCGGCCGACGCTCGCGGCTCTGGCCGAATACCCCTTCGTCCTGTACGAGCCGAGCGGCTCGGCGGGTCCGGTCGCGAACGCGTTCGCGGAGCGCGGCGTCGAGTTACGGCAGATTCTCTTCGCTCCGAACTCCGACGTCATGAAGGCCTACGTCGAACAGGGCCTGGGAATCACCGCGCTCGCGGAGTTCATGTTCGACGAACGGCGGGACAAGAGTCTGCGGGCGATCGACGCGAGCCACTTGTTTCCCCCGAGCGTCACGTATCTGCTCCTGGTTCGCAAGCAGTACCTGCGCAGCTATACCTACGCGTTTCTCGAAGAGATCTCGCCGCGACTGACGCGCACGATGGTGGAAGAGGCGATCGGCTGA
- a CDS encoding rhodanese-like domain-containing protein, whose translation MNTTLNIAEDAAGERLQSITPQVLRRMLDDGEEIVVLDVREEGVFARDGHLLLAANLPLSQLELHASALLPRRSVRTVVCDGNDGLAALAAARLSRYGYTDVTVLRGGAPGWADAGYRLYSGVHVPSKAFGEYVQHRYETPEVTPQTLAAWKADGRRLVILDSRPLEEYRRNTIPGSVDCPGAELPYRVFGLVPSADTTVVVNCGGRTRAIIGAQSLINAGLNNPVFALKDGTQGWRLAGFELATGATQVAPRAAAGALAEARHAAERVARRFDVRSIDRPELETLRDAARTLYLVDVRGPDEFAAGHLPGSISAPGGQLVQATDRYLGVRRARVVLVDDDGVRATMTAAWLVQLGWRDVFVLREAFAGQTLETGPARHEVLGLGASRAATVGANELKALLDRGEAAVADLDTSLAYREGHIPGAWHVVRSRFAENLRALPCDKRLVLTSRDGVLARVAAGDAARAAARDVAVLDGGTSAWIAAGFPLESGTDRMTGPADDIRYRALEQTANVEGAIREYLEWEVNLLRAVKSDPDFSFRKFA comes from the coding sequence GTGAATACAACCCTGAACATCGCAGAAGACGCCGCCGGCGAGCGGCTGCAGTCGATCACGCCGCAGGTCTTACGACGCATGCTGGACGATGGCGAGGAGATCGTCGTCCTCGACGTACGCGAGGAAGGCGTCTTCGCGCGCGACGGCCATCTCCTGCTCGCGGCCAACCTGCCGCTCAGCCAGCTCGAGCTGCACGCCAGCGCGCTGCTGCCGCGGCGCTCGGTTCGCACCGTGGTGTGCGACGGCAACGACGGCCTGGCGGCGCTCGCCGCGGCGCGGCTGAGCCGGTACGGCTACACGGACGTCACCGTTCTGCGCGGCGGCGCGCCCGGGTGGGCGGACGCGGGCTACCGGCTGTACTCGGGCGTGCACGTGCCGAGCAAGGCTTTCGGCGAGTACGTGCAGCACCGATACGAGACACCGGAAGTCACGCCGCAAACGCTCGCGGCGTGGAAAGCCGACGGCCGGCGACTCGTCATCCTAGACAGCCGGCCGCTCGAGGAATACCGCCGCAACACCATTCCGGGCTCGGTCGACTGCCCGGGCGCGGAGCTGCCTTACCGGGTTTTCGGGCTGGTGCCGTCTGCGGATACGACCGTGGTGGTGAACTGCGGCGGCCGGACCCGCGCGATCATCGGCGCGCAGTCGCTGATCAACGCAGGTCTGAACAATCCTGTGTTCGCTCTCAAGGACGGCACCCAAGGCTGGCGCCTCGCCGGCTTCGAGCTGGCGACCGGTGCGACGCAGGTCGCGCCGCGCGCCGCCGCCGGCGCGCTTGCAGAAGCCCGGCATGCCGCCGAGCGCGTAGCGCGACGTTTCGACGTTCGCAGCATCGACAGGCCCGAGCTCGAAACCCTGCGCGACGCCGCACGCACCCTGTACCTCGTCGACGTTCGCGGACCGGACGAATTCGCGGCAGGGCATCTACCGGGGTCGATCAGCGCTCCCGGCGGCCAACTCGTGCAGGCGACCGACCGCTACCTCGGCGTGCGTCGCGCGCGCGTTGTGCTGGTCGACGACGACGGCGTTCGCGCGACCATGACGGCCGCATGGCTCGTCCAGCTCGGATGGCGTGACGTGTTCGTGCTGCGAGAGGCCTTCGCCGGCCAGACGCTGGAAACCGGCCCGGCGCGCCACGAAGTTCTCGGTCTCGGCGCGAGCCGCGCCGCAACCGTCGGAGCGAACGAGCTGAAGGCGCTGCTCGATCGCGGCGAAGCCGCGGTCGCCGATCTCGATACCAGCCTCGCCTACCGCGAAGGCCACATCCCCGGCGCGTGGCACGTCGTACGCTCCCGATTCGCCGAGAACCTGCGCGCGCTTCCGTGTGACAAGCGCCTCGTGCTGACTTCGCGCGACGGCGTGCTCGCCCGCGTCGCGGCCGGGGATGCGGCACGCGCCGCGGCGCGCGACGTGGCGGTTCTCGACGGCGGCACGTCCGCGTGGATCGCCGCCGGGTTCCCTCTGGAAAGCGGCACGGACCGCATGACCGGACCCGCGGACGACATCCGCTATCGCGCGCTGGAGCAGACGGCGAACGTCGAAGGCGCGATCAGGGAATACCTGGAGTGGGAAGTGAATCTGCTGCGGGCCGTCAAGAGCGATCCCGACTTCAGCTTCAGAAAGTTCGCGTAA
- the metC gene encoding cystathionine beta-lyase, which produces MKTRKHDVDTRVAHLGRDPRRYSGMVNTPVFRTSTVVFPDLESYSDRKSGGYKTVRYGRHGTPTTFAFEEAVAELEGAYNAVAVPNGLAAIAAVLLALTARGGHLLVTDTVYAPARAFCERRLRPAGIDIEYYDPRIGERIEGLIRENTIGVYCESPGSLTLELQDIPAISAVVRGRGIPVVADNTWGTPYFFSPFACGVNISIHAATKYIAGHSDVMLGVVATDQAHWEPVRETVSDYGYAVSPDDCYLALRGMRTMGVRLKQQMANALEVARWLESRAEVERVIYPALKSHPDHAIWQRDFRGAASLFSFVLRESSRQRVARFVDALELFGIGSSWGGYESLITIAQPGRTATAWSSDGTLVRLHIGLESPCDLVDDLAHGFDSMAGGDSGA; this is translated from the coding sequence ATGAAGACTCGCAAACATGACGTCGACACCCGTGTCGCTCACCTCGGACGAGACCCCCGGCGTTACTCGGGCATGGTCAATACGCCGGTCTTCCGCACGTCGACCGTGGTCTTTCCGGACCTCGAATCGTACAGCGACCGCAAGAGCGGCGGCTACAAAACTGTGCGCTACGGCAGGCACGGCACGCCGACCACTTTCGCGTTCGAGGAAGCCGTTGCCGAGCTCGAGGGCGCGTATAACGCCGTCGCGGTTCCCAACGGGCTGGCGGCGATCGCGGCCGTGCTCCTCGCGCTGACGGCACGCGGCGGCCACCTGCTCGTCACCGACACGGTGTACGCGCCGGCGCGGGCTTTTTGCGAACGAAGGCTGCGACCGGCGGGCATCGACATCGAGTACTACGATCCCCGCATCGGCGAACGGATCGAAGGCCTGATCCGCGAGAACACGATCGGCGTCTACTGCGAATCGCCGGGCTCGCTGACGCTGGAGCTGCAGGACATCCCCGCCATCTCGGCGGTGGTGCGCGGGCGCGGCATACCGGTCGTCGCAGACAACACATGGGGAACACCGTATTTCTTTTCCCCGTTCGCGTGCGGCGTCAACATCTCGATCCACGCAGCCACGAAGTACATCGCGGGGCACTCGGACGTGATGCTCGGCGTCGTCGCGACCGACCAGGCGCATTGGGAGCCGGTGCGCGAGACCGTCAGCGACTACGGCTACGCAGTGAGCCCGGACGACTGCTATCTCGCGCTGCGCGGCATGCGCACGATGGGCGTGCGCCTGAAGCAGCAGATGGCGAATGCGCTGGAGGTGGCGCGCTGGCTCGAATCCCGCGCGGAAGTGGAGCGCGTCATCTATCCCGCACTGAAAAGCCATCCCGATCACGCGATCTGGCAGCGCGACTTCCGCGGTGCGGCCTCGCTCTTCTCGTTCGTGCTGCGCGAATCGAGCCGGCAGCGCGTCGCGCGCTTCGTCGACGCGCTGGAGCTTTTCGGCATCGGATCGAGCTGGGGCGGTTACGAGAGCCTGATCACCATCGCACAGCCCGGACGCACCGCTACCGCCTGGAGCTCGGACGGCACGCTCGTGCGCCTGCACATCGGTCTCGAATCACCGTGCGATCTCGTCGACGACCTCGCACACGGATTCGATTCGATGGCCGGCGGCGACAGCGGCGCGTGA
- a CDS encoding tripartite tricarboxylate transporter substrate binding protein, which produces MTRISLQLLACACAAAGATSAFAQPYPTRLVRIVVGFAPGGSMDVVARIAADRLRESLGQQVIVENRAGASGSIAADALAKAAPDGHTIMLAGGGTLAIRQKLELKLPYDAQRDFAPVIQVANLPLLLVVPTSLPVKSVKELVTLARARPGQLNFSSSGVGSTTHLSGEMLKALAKIELTHVPYKGSSQMLPDLVAGQISLAFDQITTTQPYIAAGKLRALAISTPKRSRLMPALPTIAEAGVPGYEAISWNGFVVPAATPRTIVERINDETVKLLNTTSTAERLASIGAEPAGGTAEQFAAFIKAESIRWGRLIDRLGIKPQ; this is translated from the coding sequence ATGACTCGCATATCGCTGCAACTCCTCGCCTGTGCCTGCGCCGCCGCAGGCGCGACGAGTGCTTTCGCCCAGCCCTATCCGACGCGGCTGGTGCGCATCGTCGTCGGCTTCGCGCCCGGCGGCTCCATGGATGTGGTCGCGCGCATCGCCGCCGACCGGCTCAGGGAAAGCCTGGGTCAACAGGTGATCGTCGAGAACAGAGCCGGCGCAAGCGGCAGCATCGCGGCCGACGCGCTGGCGAAGGCAGCCCCCGACGGCCACACCATCATGCTGGCGGGCGGCGGCACGCTTGCGATCCGGCAAAAGCTCGAGCTGAAGCTGCCCTACGACGCGCAGCGCGATTTCGCGCCGGTCATACAGGTGGCGAATCTGCCGCTGCTGCTGGTAGTGCCGACGTCCCTGCCCGTGAAATCGGTGAAGGAGCTCGTCACGCTCGCGCGCGCCCGCCCCGGTCAGCTCAACTTCTCTTCGTCGGGCGTCGGCTCGACGACGCATCTCAGCGGCGAGATGCTCAAGGCACTGGCGAAGATCGAGCTCACGCACGTCCCGTACAAAGGGAGCTCGCAGATGCTGCCCGATCTCGTCGCCGGACAGATCTCGCTCGCGTTCGATCAGATCACGACGACCCAGCCTTATATCGCGGCCGGCAAGCTGCGCGCGCTGGCCATCTCGACGCCGAAGCGCTCGCGGCTGATGCCGGCGCTGCCGACGATCGCAGAGGCCGGCGTTCCCGGCTACGAAGCGATCTCGTGGAACGGGTTCGTCGTTCCTGCGGCGACGCCCAGGACCATCGTCGAACGGATCAACGACGAGACAGTGAAGCTTCTCAATACGACGAGCACCGCCGAACGGCTCGCATCGATCGGCGCCGAGCCCGCGGGCGGCACGGCCGAGCAGTTCGCGGCGTTCATCAAGGCCGAGTCGATCCGCTGGGGGCGGCTCATCGACCGGCTCGGCATCAAACCGCAATAG
- a CDS encoding TauD/TfdA family dioxygenase has translation MTAVQPALDSATHVNAPENVQIVPTATAVGAEIRGVDLSKPVPEETKALLRKAWADHLVLLWRGQTLPDVSFLEAAAIFGSPKEPAARKYQVAGGYKIGGKIVPLHPHVSLISNLNEHGEPVMHNGALGSAEVVWHSDNSYVEVPPAGSMLYAVVLPTDGGGDTYFNNQYLAYDELPDDLKQAIAGRSQRHDASRNSAGVLRPTVKMPTTPEEVPGPVHPLVRVHPVTGKRALYLGRRRDWPSNYIIGMPNDESEALLDRLWAHATRDKYAWCHKWRVGDVVLWDNRCAMHYRSEVDAMQARVLYRTVVTGEPVIAG, from the coding sequence ATGACTGCCGTTCAGCCCGCGCTCGACAGCGCCACGCACGTGAATGCACCCGAGAACGTACAGATCGTACCGACCGCCACGGCGGTCGGCGCCGAAATCCGCGGCGTCGATCTGTCCAAACCGGTGCCGGAGGAAACCAAGGCCCTGCTGCGCAAAGCGTGGGCCGATCACCTCGTGCTCCTGTGGCGCGGCCAGACATTGCCTGACGTGTCCTTCCTGGAGGCCGCGGCGATCTTCGGCAGCCCGAAAGAGCCCGCGGCCCGCAAGTACCAGGTCGCCGGCGGCTACAAGATCGGCGGCAAGATCGTGCCGCTGCACCCGCACGTCAGCCTCATCAGCAACCTGAACGAGCACGGCGAGCCAGTGATGCACAACGGCGCGCTCGGCAGCGCCGAAGTGGTGTGGCACAGCGACAATTCGTACGTCGAAGTGCCCCCGGCAGGCAGCATGCTGTACGCAGTGGTGCTTCCGACCGACGGCGGCGGCGACACGTACTTCAACAACCAGTACCTGGCCTACGATGAACTGCCCGATGATCTGAAGCAGGCAATCGCCGGACGTTCGCAGCGCCACGACGCGAGCCGCAACAGCGCCGGCGTGCTGCGTCCCACGGTCAAGATGCCGACGACGCCGGAGGAAGTGCCCGGTCCGGTCCATCCTCTGGTGCGCGTGCATCCGGTCACGGGCAAGCGCGCGCTGTATCTCGGACGGCGCCGCGACTGGCCGTCGAACTACATCATCGGCATGCCCAACGACGAGAGCGAGGCGCTGCTCGACCGGCTGTGGGCGCATGCGACGCGGGACAAGTACGCGTGGTGCCACAAGTGGCGCGTGGGCGACGTCGTGCTGTGGGACAACCGCTGCGCGATGCACTACCGCTCCGAAGTGGACGCGATGCAGGCGCGCGTGCTGTATCGCACCGTCGTCACCGGCGAGCCGGTCATCGCCGGCTGA
- a CDS encoding GntR family transcriptional regulator: MSSVARQRRGAPADADAALARITGRRDKAPSPASQPLGERAYRALREAIHEGTIEPDTHLTEVDVAAWLQMSRTPVREAMRRLESEGVLRNQPFRGAVVVAIDERQLRELYAVRELLEVAAAGWCAANATEAQLDALREITAAESKATRDPRALSKLNRRFHDEICQGARNEFLLKALATVHTSFALLGKSNLLTAGRARVSIAEHRELLAAIEKRDTEAAEAAARKHVRRSLEQRLKELGARAAATF, from the coding sequence GTGAGCAGTGTAGCCAGGCAGCGCCGCGGCGCTCCCGCCGATGCGGACGCCGCGCTCGCGCGTATCACGGGGCGGCGCGACAAAGCGCCCTCCCCCGCGTCTCAACCGCTGGGGGAGCGCGCGTACCGTGCGCTGCGCGAGGCGATCCACGAAGGCACGATCGAGCCCGACACGCATCTCACCGAGGTGGACGTCGCCGCATGGCTCCAGATGAGCCGCACGCCGGTGCGCGAAGCCATGCGCCGGCTCGAAAGCGAAGGTGTCCTGCGCAACCAGCCGTTTCGCGGCGCGGTCGTGGTCGCGATCGACGAACGGCAACTGCGCGAGCTCTACGCAGTGCGCGAGCTGCTCGAGGTGGCCGCCGCCGGATGGTGCGCCGCGAATGCGACCGAAGCGCAGCTCGACGCGTTGCGCGAGATCACCGCCGCCGAGTCAAAGGCGACGCGCGATCCGCGCGCGCTGAGCAAGCTCAACCGGCGCTTCCACGACGAGATCTGCCAGGGCGCCCGCAACGAATTCCTGCTCAAGGCGCTCGCGACGGTGCACACGTCGTTCGCGCTGCTCGGCAAATCGAACCTGCTGACGGCCGGCCGCGCGCGCGTTTCGATCGCGGAGCATCGCGAGCTGCTCGCGGCGATCGAGAAGCGCGACACCGAAGCTGCCGAAGCCGCCGCACGCAAGCACGTGCGCCGATCGCTGGAGCAGCGCCTGAAAGAGCTCGGCGCCCGCGCCGCGGCGACGTTCTGA
- a CDS encoding tripartite tricarboxylate transporter substrate binding protein, producing MNRITLPCALLCGAAFTASISFAWANPTASKFPNNPVRFIVPFSAGGGTDTTARTIAAKLSEKWGQQVVTDNRTGAAGAIGVELTANANPDGYTICLVSASTAVNSATNPKLPYDLTKDLQGITQATSLFYVVYHNPSLPVKSIKELIAYAKANPGKLNFGTSGTGGLQHVGGELFNHMAGVKIVHVPYKGGATVVPAMIANEVQMGYASLFAVRPQVQAGRLNWIAITAKKRSPIVDLPTVAESGLPGFEVDQWYGIVTSSKVPRPVVQQIHAAIADVLKMPDVVQRLGADGSTPVGSAPDAFNAHVKAEIAKWRKLVKDANLKLH from the coding sequence ATGAATCGAATCACCCTGCCCTGCGCGCTGCTGTGCGGCGCCGCCTTTACCGCCTCCATCAGCTTCGCCTGGGCGAATCCCACTGCGAGCAAATTCCCGAACAATCCGGTGCGCTTCATCGTCCCGTTCTCCGCCGGCGGCGGCACCGATACCACCGCGCGCACGATCGCGGCCAAGCTCTCCGAGAAATGGGGCCAGCAGGTCGTGACCGACAACCGTACCGGCGCCGCCGGCGCGATCGGCGTCGAGCTCACCGCCAACGCCAATCCCGACGGCTACACGATCTGCCTCGTCTCGGCGTCCACCGCCGTCAATTCCGCGACCAACCCGAAGCTGCCGTACGATCTGACCAAGGACCTCCAGGGGATCACCCAGGCGACGTCGCTGTTCTACGTCGTGTATCACAACCCTTCGCTGCCGGTTAAATCGATCAAGGAGCTCATCGCCTACGCCAAGGCCAATCCCGGCAAGCTCAACTTCGGCACGTCCGGCACGGGCGGGCTTCAGCACGTGGGCGGCGAGCTTTTCAATCACATGGCGGGCGTGAAGATCGTCCATGTGCCGTACAAGGGCGGCGCCACGGTGGTGCCGGCGATGATCGCGAACGAAGTGCAGATGGGCTATGCGTCGCTCTTCGCGGTGCGCCCGCAAGTGCAAGCGGGCCGGCTGAACTGGATCGCCATCACGGCGAAAAAGCGCTCGCCCATCGTGGACCTGCCCACCGTGGCGGAATCGGGCCTGCCCGGCTTCGAGGTCGACCAGTGGTACGGCATCGTCACCTCCTCGAAGGTGCCGCGGCCGGTGGTGCAGCAGATCCACGCGGCGATCGCCGATGTGCTCAAGATGCCGGACGTGGTGCAGCGTCTCGGCGCCGACGGCTCGACGCCGGTGGGCAGCGCGCCCGACGCGTTCAACGCGCACGTCAAGGCGGAGATCGCGAAATGGCGCAAGCTGGTGAAGGACGCGAATCTCAAGCTGCACTGA
- a CDS encoding anti-sigma factor: MSEHSRMPPLTESDLHAYADGQLGEARRLQVEAYLATDPAKAALVAAWARDNAALRSMLDPVTKEPIPIALAGPPAARATRWRQLGAAASIAVVSASGGWLMRGAAIVAPAEGIAAPSRDRLDGMAHRAAIAHVVYSPDVRHPVEVDASQEEQLVTWLSKRLGASLKPPRLTTLGYELIGGRLLPGSEGPVAQFMYHNGQGERLTLYVSREGARSGEAAFRFASDGPVNVFYWVDGHFGYAISAGADKRELERLAQEVYRQLRAA; the protein is encoded by the coding sequence ATGAGTGAACACTCGAGAATGCCTCCGCTGACGGAGAGCGATCTGCACGCGTATGCGGACGGTCAGCTCGGAGAGGCGCGTCGCCTGCAGGTCGAGGCATACCTCGCTACGGATCCTGCGAAGGCGGCGCTCGTCGCAGCGTGGGCGCGCGACAACGCCGCGCTGCGCTCAATGCTCGATCCGGTGACGAAAGAGCCGATTCCCATCGCGCTGGCCGGCCCTCCGGCGGCGCGTGCGACTCGCTGGCGCCAGCTCGGCGCGGCGGCCTCGATCGCGGTGGTGAGTGCGTCGGGAGGCTGGCTGATGCGAGGTGCGGCCATCGTGGCGCCTGCCGAGGGCATCGCTGCGCCATCGCGGGACAGACTGGATGGCATGGCGCACCGCGCCGCGATCGCGCACGTCGTTTACAGCCCGGACGTGCGGCACCCCGTTGAAGTCGACGCTTCGCAGGAAGAGCAGCTCGTGACGTGGCTCTCCAAGCGCCTGGGTGCGTCGTTGAAGCCGCCGCGGCTGACGACGCTCGGCTACGAGCTGATCGGAGGACGCCTTCTCCCGGGCAGCGAAGGTCCCGTCGCGCAGTTCATGTACCACAATGGACAGGGTGAACGCCTGACGCTGTACGTGAGCCGGGAAGGCGCGCGCTCCGGGGAGGCCGCGTTTCGCTTTGCGAGCGACGGGCCCGTGAATGTTTTCTACTGGGTCGATGGCCACTTCGGTTACGCAATTTCGGCTGGCGCCGACAAGCGTGAGCTCGAGCGTCTGGCGCAGGAAGTCTATCGGCAGCTACGCGCAGCCTGA
- a CDS encoding sigma-70 family RNA polymerase sigma factor, protein MTDLHDQIVAWMPNLRRYARGLTGNVHAADDLVQDALERACGRIALWQRRGDLRAWLFSIMHNVFIDRVRSAKSSPVQPRCGEELTAPVRATQSDMLEVRDLGRALMRLPPDQREVLLLVAVEQMSYEQIAKAVGVPLGTVMSRLSRARQHLRALLEGSEPVSRLKAVK, encoded by the coding sequence ATGACCGACCTGCACGATCAGATCGTCGCATGGATGCCGAACCTGCGCCGCTACGCGCGCGGGCTCACCGGCAACGTGCATGCAGCCGATGACCTCGTGCAGGACGCGCTCGAGCGCGCGTGCGGCCGCATTGCCCTGTGGCAGCGCCGGGGGGACCTTCGCGCGTGGCTCTTCAGCATCATGCACAATGTATTCATCGATCGCGTGCGATCGGCGAAGAGCTCTCCCGTGCAGCCGAGGTGCGGCGAGGAGCTGACCGCGCCTGTGCGCGCAACGCAATCGGACATGCTCGAAGTGCGCGATCTCGGTCGCGCCTTGATGCGCCTTCCGCCTGACCAACGCGAGGTGCTGCTGCTCGTCGCGGTCGAGCAAATGAGCTACGAACAAATCGCGAAGGCGGTCGGTGTGCCGCTCGGGACCGTGATGTCCCGACTCTCGCGCGCGCGGCAGCACCTGCGCGCGCTGCTGGAGGGAAGCGAACCCGTTTCAAGGCTGAAGGCGGTCAAATGA
- a CDS encoding DUF305 domain-containing protein, with protein sequence MSAPFERGIDAGMAKMMHDMHASAHTGNVDADFLAMMIPHHEGAVEMSRLLLVYGRDPVTRKLAEDIIASQQVEIEGMRRRLEQLRRGASTSEPDGYPALGGTRAE encoded by the coding sequence GTGAGCGCGCCATTCGAGCGCGGCATCGATGCCGGCATGGCAAAGATGATGCACGACATGCATGCGTCGGCACATACCGGCAACGTCGACGCCGATTTCCTTGCGATGATGATTCCGCATCACGAAGGTGCCGTCGAGATGTCTCGCCTGCTCCTCGTGTATGGACGCGACCCTGTGACGCGCAAGCTGGCCGAAGACATCATCGCGAGTCAGCAGGTAGAGATCGAAGGCATGCGCCGGCGTCTCGAGCAACTGCGCAGAGGCGCCAGCACGAGCGAGCCCGATGGCTATCCGGCGCTCGGCGGTACCCGAGCCGAGTAG
- a CDS encoding YncE family protein: protein MENRREFIKTSFALAAAATLSTTRTAWAQRAASIEAGDRVFITNEDSNTIAVINPNSNAVETTINLTSFDEDPRPPFRFVTAGVAPPHAAMIHKPLYHGCIDAHGAVPSPDGRLLATSGRGSSNIYLIDAVNRRVVGNTPNPQATAGGNPERLSSGILVGREPHEPTFTRNGKELWVTVRGENRIAILDVERAIKQAGGVDAGAVLRYLPTINGPAQAWFDARGTIAFVASQKTAAIDVFAVNADASGYSRPSRITTIDISAQDKPAFTPFLKTSPDGAEVWLSHKLADAVSARSTSQPFGLHDSVALGPMARPNHVEFVENAKGKVVYASLARVDDGGPGSVASSRIAIIDRSAPAGSRKVVGTFFTHGREAHGLWTNPAHDLLYVAHEQDELPGTPNAGQTVCSAFDVSDPFNPKHVAQIPLGSLKLPSGELRNKKSINLVYVRPGYRGQTA, encoded by the coding sequence ATGGAAAACCGCCGAGAATTCATCAAGACGAGCTTCGCGCTCGCCGCAGCGGCGACGCTGTCGACCACCCGCACCGCCTGGGCGCAGCGCGCCGCTTCGATCGAGGCAGGCGATCGCGTCTTCATCACCAACGAAGACTCGAACACGATCGCAGTCATCAACCCGAACAGCAACGCGGTGGAGACGACCATCAACCTGACCAGCTTCGACGAGGACCCGCGGCCGCCGTTCCGGTTCGTGACGGCGGGAGTCGCGCCGCCGCATGCCGCGATGATCCACAAGCCTCTCTATCACGGCTGTATAGACGCGCACGGCGCCGTCCCTTCGCCGGACGGGCGACTGCTTGCTACGAGCGGCCGCGGTTCGAGCAACATCTACCTCATCGATGCCGTCAACCGGCGCGTCGTGGGTAACACGCCGAACCCGCAGGCGACGGCCGGCGGCAACCCCGAGCGCCTGTCGAGCGGCATCCTCGTCGGCCGCGAGCCGCACGAGCCGACGTTCACGCGAAACGGCAAGGAGCTTTGGGTGACTGTGCGCGGCGAGAACCGCATCGCGATTCTGGACGTCGAGCGCGCGATCAAGCAGGCAGGCGGCGTCGATGCGGGGGCAGTGCTGCGCTACCTGCCGACGATCAACGGGCCGGCGCAAGCCTGGTTCGATGCCCGCGGCACGATCGCCTTCGTCGCCAGCCAGAAGACCGCTGCGATCGACGTGTTTGCGGTGAATGCCGACGCCTCCGGCTATTCGCGGCCGTCACGCATCACGACGATCGATATCTCGGCACAGGACAAGCCGGCGTTCACGCCGTTTCTCAAGACCAGCCCTGACGGGGCCGAGGTATGGCTTTCACACAAGCTTGCCGACGCCGTGTCCGCGCGCTCGACGAGCCAGCCCTTCGGACTTCACGACTCCGTCGCGCTGGGCCCTATGGCGCGGCCCAATCATGTCGAATTCGTCGAGAACGCCAAAGGCAAAGTCGTATACGCGAGTCTTGCCCGCGTGGACGACGGCGGACCCGGCAGCGTCGCGTCCAGCCGCATCGCGATCATCGATCGCAGCGCGCCCGCAGGCTCGCGGAAGGTCGTGGGGACGTTCTTCACGCACGGTCGGGAAGCGCATGGATTGTGGACCAACCCCGCCCACGATCTGCTCTACGTCGCGCACGAGCAGGACGAATTGCCCGGAACTCCGAATGCGGGACAGACCGTGTGCAGCGCCTTCGACGTTTCCGATCCGTTCAATCCGAAACACGTCGCGCAAATCCCTCTCGGCAGCCTGAAGCTGCCTTCCGGAGAGCTTCGCAACAAGAAGAGCATCAACCTCGTGTACGTGCGTCCGGGATACCGGGGGCAGACCGCGTGA